The Ischnura elegans chromosome 1, ioIscEleg1.1, whole genome shotgun sequence genome contains a region encoding:
- the LOC124169123 gene encoding NADH dehydrogenase [ubiquinone] 1 beta subcomplex subunit 8, mitochondrial — MAAIVKFIRPQQLKRLQPLFAAQSVRNHWNKDWKPGPYPQNAEEREAAAKKYGLLPSEYQPYPDDGMGHGDYPYLPPNSTESRDLHYPYDLPELKRNFGDVMNAEADMYGEDRIDASHTPHPSGKVQWAMFLGVFLGFTGIFYFLENYKMFQPALPKSYPADGKKHYTF, encoded by the exons ATGGCAGCCATAGTGAAGTTCATAAGACCTCAACAACTGAAAAGGTTACAGCCTTTATTTGCGGCTCAGTCCGTGAGAAATC ACTGGAATAAAGATTGGAAACCTGGTCCATACCCACAAAATGCAGAGGAACGTGAGGCTGCTGCCAAAAAGTATGGCCTTCTTCCATCGGAGTATCAACCGTATCCTGATGATGGCATGGGCCATGGAGATTATCCATATTTACCTCCTAACTCAACTGAAAGTAGGGATCTCCACTACCCTTATGATCTTCCAGAGTTAAAAAGGAACTTTGGGGATGTG ATGAATGCAGAAGCTGATATGTATGGAGAGGATCGAATTGATGCTTCACACACTCCACACCCTTCTGGAAAGGTCCAATGGGCTATGTTTCTTGGTGTATTTTTGGGATTtactggaatattttattttctggagaATTACAAAATGTTCCAGCCTGCG CTTCCAAAATCATACCCTGCTGATGGCAAGAAGCACTACACTTTTTAA